CGCTCGCCGAGTCGAGACGCACATTGGCGGCAACAAAATAAGCGCCCGAACACGGAGCCGTGAAACGACCCGTCGACGTCGAGAAAGCGTCTCTTTCTGTAAACAAACCTGCCGTCCTCGCTATGTAGTATCCGCTCAATTCATTCCATCCGGTCGATCTGTAGTATCGGGTGCCGGACAGGCGGGCACGAAATCCGGGCCCCGATTCTTTCTCGCCGATAAAACGAGCGGAAAATGATGATTCGTTGAGAACCGTGTAGCTCGAGTCGGACGACGAGTAGAGGTAGACGGATATGCGGTCGCCCGTTGAGATTTCGATTGCACCGTTAACGGTCATCGTGAACTTCGAGGCAGACGGTCTGCCTTCTATAGAACTCATGCCGTTATACGTGCTGAGCACGTTGTTGACGGACAACAGCAGGTTCATATAGGAAGGCGATGCATTGTCCAATAGCACACTGACACTCACCATGTAGATGCCAGACTTGGGTGGTGAGTACCTACCGTTTGAAGGGTTCAGTCCTGTTCCAGACATGTAGAGGCCGGTTGATGAGACGTTTGTCAACCAGCCGGTCAACTCTGTCCATCCTGCTCGCTTTACCAAAATGTCTTTACTCAGTAGAGCACTAAATCCTGGATCGTTGTCGACAAGAGAAACACCACCTGAAGGTCACGACATCATGCACATGGTTAGCCACGTGGTGCAACTAGGCGGAGCCAATAAATGGATTAGAAATTGTCACGCTTGTCTACTGACCTGATAATGTGGTGAGACAATGAAGGAGAGCTAAGCAAACGATGGTACCAGAAGGCGACATCGTGGCTTACGTGGGGGGACCCATCACGTGGGGATCATCACGTGGGAAATGGTGACGAGAGTCTGAAGCATATCTCACTGTTGACTGCAACTATATACTGCTCTATTACACAAATACTATATTTCAGAAACCGTAAGTCCTACACGCAACTGCATCGTTGCCATTTCCTCGTTCAAATTATTGATTCCAAATATAGCGCACTATGTTATCCGCCTACTTTCTATAAATGGTCACGTTAATTCCCAGATTACCATTCTCTGCAAAGTGCCTTGCAGTGCCGCCATCGAAAGAGAGGCAATCTGATTCCTGAACAGCAGAGGCGACCCCATCGTGTACCGATCGGGGTACGGCCTCCCACACGAGTCGTTTGCCTCTACCGTTTAATTCCAGTTTGTAAGTGAAGTTTTCAGCCACTTGCTTCGACCCGATGATCTGAACAACGGCGTAGAATTGTTGTGATATGTCGCTTCGTTCTTGTTTCTCTAAGACGAGCATGAAATGGTGACCGTAACACGACTGCATCATCACCCAATCCACTGACCCAGCCAGAGTAATGTCGGTCGCTAGAAACACAATGTCCTCCCCAACGAGAGTCGTAATCGACTTGTGTGTCTCCTCGATGTGTCTCAACACATCCTCCAGTGCTCCCTGCCATTTACACGACGCTCCAGGACAAGGACAGACGTAGGGTCTGTACTCACAAATCTCCTCGTGTCCTCGCTTTTCCGTGTGATGTAGCAGCTGTGGACAGCCGGCCATGCGGTACCTACACGGAAAGGTGACCGTCTCGGCGACTTTCTCCATTGCCAGATTGCGGACGACGGGAAGAGGTCCGCGACAAGACGGACAACATGCCAACTTCGGTCTGCACTGAGAACACACCAAATGACCGCTGTTACACTGTAGTATCGGTGGAAGAACGTAGTCGAAACAGACTGGACACTCGAAGAGCGACGCCAAGTCGTGTTTGGCCGCAGGGATGGCGACCAGGGCCGCACCGTCGTCCCCATCGTGGGCCCCCATCATGCGCTCATCCTTGATAGGCATTGCTGCCACAAAGGCGCCACGTCGGTTGGGTTTCGCCATTCATTCGACGCTCATGAGGAAAAAAGCAGACACTGCGTGTTTACGTGCGCATGTGCAGTAGTGACGTCTGCataatgtttttgtttcttggTTTTGTTGACGAATTTTTGTTGGGTACGTATCTAGAGTACGATTAGCTTTGAGAAATGATTTTTAGTAGTAAATTACGTGTTAGGGTGTAATCGCTCGTGGATTGAGTGATTGGAAAGGGAACGCGAGGTTTTAATATACGGGCTATATTGCATGTCCCGGATATAGACAACTGCAATCGTTGCTATGCACGTTCAGTTCGTGCCATCTAGCATCAGTCTGGCTGCCGAAGGAATGATCGTAAACGTTTCCAATTCATTCCAATTCGTTGGCGCTTTTCTCGCTTCTGCTTTGCACGCTCGCTTGCAAATGCAGGCGCAAAGAATTTTAGTAACTGTTGAAATCTTTGATTGATTTATGATTGCTGTCCAGAGTGCCATAATCATTGGAATAGCAAGACGTCCACTATGttaaacatccgggacatttatttggtcacgtgttaccTTGCGTAACGTGggtgtcacgtgacacaaactGCACGtaaatttgacaaacaaaccgcTCAAATAACACGCTTAAATAATAGCGGTAAATTAGTAACAAAGCGGTAAAGATCTACAGAATTTTTAGAAACACCTGCACTTGCTCTAGGCGCTATGCCGATCAGCTTTATTTGTAGCACAAATTACTCAACTGAACACAATGCATATCTAGACAAAAGTGATAATTGAACTGTATAGCAGACCGATCAGAtaaacgttaattaaactaatgtagttagctaattagtataGCTGCCGGACGGCCGGAACAGCATGGAATGAGTTTTTGTTCAAGTGATCCATTTTTCTTGTCTTCGTCAGTCGTgtagacatgcatgtacatctataCCTAGCGCAAATTCTAGCCAACACTTCTCTAGACACATAACTTTAGAGATCTAACCTAGAAATTAATTACAAGACTCTAGGTGTTACAGCAACACCACAGCACCgcctaatgaattaattaaactaaattaGCAGAGtgcaggcccggatccagatgaGGGTtcaggggttgcaaccccctcttttccaatatgcgtggttcaataatttcgtataattttattagaaaagagaaaattagaaatgctataataactgctaccaggtcaacccctTCTTtaaaaaattcctggatccgggcctgccAGAGTGTTATCAATTACCGCAAGGCGCCGTTCACGTGATCCGGATGTTAAtgaaatttttaattttcaattgtaaacaaaaatgatTCCTGACGATGTgtattcaatatttaattcttgatttttatttaattaagaaattgaTTTAGCAGTTATTGCAGaccattttattaattaaaatctaatttccaaaacaaaattgaaaattaagtGGACGTTTCACACACTCAGTTAGCTAGATGCAAGCTAAACGTGGAAGCAAATCTCTCAAGTCGcgcaatacaacacaaacttgaaagcgagcaatctaccaaacaaccTATTGGaagaatgaatgaatgaatgctaaggagaaagagaagaacacAAAATACCTGACAAAGGCGTCTAGCCTTGGACACCTTTTCCGACCTATTGCTATCGAGGTCTACAGAAGATGGAGGGAAGGAGCTGAAGAGACACTAGAAGAAGCTTCATTGCTGGCACCATCTATCTCAAACGTTCTTTCAGCCACTTTAATTAAGAGGGATTGGTTCATCCGGTTAGCTGTCTTTCTCTAGAAAGAAAACGCAGAGATGATACACAACAAGATCCTCAGCATTATGGGGAAAACATCAATTAGCCAGGAAACTGTTAGCCTGCCAGCTGGACGGTTTtttgtagcctcgtaccagaccctctcgcgcgtcgtgcccggttcccgtataacacgaaaacgctctccagcgttttcgtgttatacgggaaccgggcacgacgcgcgagagggtctggtacgaggctagtttTTTGGTTTTAGCTAAATCGTAGTAGGGGTTCTTGGCCCTGGTTAGTTTATTTTAGACATCTAGctgttgtgatggcaatatctctcaaatatatgaatgaatgaatgaacgAATGAACGAATGaacgaatgaatgaatgaatgaacgAATGAACGAATGAACGAATGaacgaatgaatgaatgaatgaacgAATGAACGAATGAACGAATGAACGAATGaacgaatgaatgaatgaatgaacgAATGAACGAATGAACGAATGAACGAATGaacgaatgaatgaatgaatgaacgAATGAACGAATGAACGAATGAACGAATGaacgaatgaatgaatgaatgaacgAATGAACGAATGAACGAACGAACGAACGAACGaacgaatgaatgaatgaatgaatgaattctgtcgcacctaaaaAGGTACAGTTCCCTCTTGGGGCAAACATCTAGAAACAATTAGGACCTAAGACGTACAGCTAGCAGACTACAAAATACGCtagctacaacagacagcacagaTCAGTTTACATGGTTCATTATGTGTTCGGTAGATGATACGCAATGTGACACTCAAAAATGAGACGCTAAGCACATTTTTAGTTCCACCGCAGCCCTAGatagtagtacagtagtagtcGTTGATTTACCGGTTGCACAATACCCGGATTGCAACACATCTGCATATTCTATTACGCGGATCAGACCGGTCGGGAAGGCGGCGTTCTGTGACTCAGCAAGGTACAA
The DNA window shown above is from Corticium candelabrum chromosome 13, ooCorCand1.1, whole genome shotgun sequence and carries:
- the LOC134188687 gene encoding E3 ubiquitin-protein ligase SIAH1-like, whose translation is MAKPNRRGAFVAAMPIKDERMMGAHDGDDGAALVAIPAAKHDLASLFECPVCFDYVLPPILQCNSGHLVCSQCRPKLACCPSCRGPLPVVRNLAMEKVAETVTFPCRYRMAGCPQLLHHTEKRGHEEICEYRPYVCPCPGASCKWQGALEDVLRHIEETHKSITTLVGEDIVFLATDITLAGSVDWVMMQSCYGHHFMLVLEKQERSDISQQFYAVVQIIGSKQVAENFTYKLELNGRGKRLVWEAVPRSVHDGVASAVQESDCLSFDGGTARHFAENGNLGINVTIYRK